A genomic window from Tolypothrix sp. PCC 7910 includes:
- a CDS encoding tetratricopeptide repeat protein → MKPLGKVLQQAELISSEQIEIALQEQKQYAGVRLGEILVSHGWLKQETADFFSEQWPAVVQQQAKQPLGMYLKDAGLLDEQQIVTILAEQAYKGLRFGELAIVKGWLKPNTIKFFLEHLVLEAQHQGEESTNGSLEQIERSQPNGEPQNNLNASSQVSQSGVDPHSVESESTNLRLFNRSTIKLFKLEAKASSPETVLTEVLYWTDGQPILTQKLCRLISESADFIARGTEAEKVQQLVENHLINNWETQIAAEHLHTISNSILKNQQCKPLLLLQLYQQIWQQGEVEANGSPEQTELLHLRLLAKQNNQLRVANRIYQLVFDDNWIKQELAKLKLFSRSTIKLFKLEERASCPDIVLAEVLSWTEGQPLLTQKVCQLLSDSKAFIPQGAEAEKVQQLVQTRLINNWETQVAAEHLQKIRDSIIKNQQSNPLGMLEFYLQIWQQEEVVTNNSPEQIELLNLGLIVKQHGKLKVANRIYKSVFDTYWIKQESAKLRLFSLNTIKLFNLDTKASAPTDLLSEVLYWTDAQPILTEKLCRLLSEIDTFIPAGAEAAKVQQLVQTHLINNWENQIASEHLQTIRDSIISNQESDALSLLELYQQIWQQGEIVANHSPEQSALLDLGLIVQQHDKLRVANRIYQLVFDRQWIERELEAILHPAMAKTAINNSTSSVTAFSGNKTAIAYPENRGEKKLWALLGIAALMVCGSGLMLIGLNIFKWLEVETIFKRGNDLLHQGEYQEAIAKYNKLLKIDSNYYQSWTNRGYALAGMKDYKQMLESCTTATIIQPSAVYAWNCRGEALYNLQQYEQAIAAFDKAIALNPKDPVFWVNKTDSLLALKQPDAAIAAISQAIEMLKKLQEVEGQEAHAKELSVAFSYQAKAFSQKQDHQAALNAYDQALKYNPQYFTALRGKGIALQGLKRDDQAIGQFYLMLERPQLSNSQKAETWYYLGLSLCEFKQPTKAIAAFNEALKLQPNYEAAEQGKKNCR, encoded by the coding sequence ATGAAGCCCCTTGGTAAAGTTTTACAACAGGCTGAACTCATCTCATCAGAACAGATAGAGATCGCTCTTCAAGAGCAGAAGCAGTATGCTGGCGTGAGGCTGGGTGAAATTCTCGTCTCGCATGGATGGCTCAAACAAGAAACAGCTGATTTTTTCTCTGAGCAATGGCCTGCTGTGGTGCAACAGCAAGCAAAACAGCCATTGGGAATGTATTTAAAAGATGCTGGGTTGTTAGATGAGCAGCAAATCGTAACTATTCTTGCAGAACAAGCATATAAAGGATTGCGCTTTGGCGAATTAGCTATAGTTAAGGGTTGGCTGAAACCAAATACAATCAAATTTTTTCTGGAGCATCTGGTTTTGGAAGCACAACATCAGGGAGAAGAATCCACTAATGGCTCTCTAGAGCAAATAGAGCGATCGCAGCCCAACGGGGAACCGCAAAATAACCTGAACGCCTCGAGTCAGGTTTCTCAATCAGGCGTTGATCCGCATTCGGTAGAATCGGAATCTACTAATTTAAGACTATTTAATCGCAGCACAATTAAATTATTTAAATTAGAAGCAAAAGCTAGTTCGCCGGAGACTGTATTGACAGAAGTGCTTTATTGGACTGATGGACAGCCAATTCTCACCCAGAAGCTTTGTCGATTAATTTCCGAGTCAGCAGATTTTATTGCTAGAGGTACGGAAGCCGAAAAAGTGCAGCAGCTAGTAGAAAACCACTTGATTAACAATTGGGAAACACAAATAGCAGCTGAACATTTACATACAATTAGCAACAGTATCCTGAAAAATCAGCAATGCAAACCTTTATTGTTGTTGCAACTGTATCAACAAATCTGGCAGCAGGGAGAAGTAGAAGCTAATGGCTCTCCAGAACAAACTGAGCTTTTACACTTGCGATTATTAGCCAAGCAAAATAATCAGCTGAGAGTGGCGAATCGCATTTATCAACTGGTTTTTGATGATAATTGGATCAAGCAGGAATTAGCCAAATTAAAACTATTTAGCCGCAGCACAATCAAATTATTCAAATTAGAAGAAAGAGCGAGTTGCCCAGATATTGTCTTGGCAGAAGTACTATCTTGGACGGAGGGACAGCCGTTATTAACACAAAAAGTTTGCCAATTGCTGTCTGATTCCAAAGCTTTTATTCCCCAAGGTGCAGAAGCAGAAAAAGTACAACAGCTAGTACAAACACGCTTAATTAATAATTGGGAAACACAAGTAGCTGCTGAACATTTACAGAAAATTCGTGATAGTATCATCAAAAATCAGCAATCCAACCCTTTAGGAATGCTGGAATTTTACTTACAAATTTGGCAGCAGGAAGAAGTCGTAACCAATAATAGCCCAGAACAAATAGAACTCTTAAATTTGGGATTGATAGTGAAACAGCATGGCAAGCTTAAAGTTGCCAACCGCATTTATAAATCGGTGTTTGATACCTATTGGATCAAGCAAGAATCAGCTAAATTAAGACTCTTTAGCCTCAATACCATCAAATTATTTAATTTAGATACTAAGGCCAGTGCACCTACAGATTTACTCTCAGAAGTACTTTATTGGACAGATGCTCAACCTATTTTGACTGAAAAGCTTTGTCGATTACTATCTGAAATAGACACTTTTATTCCCGCAGGTGCAGAAGCGGCAAAAGTACAACAATTAGTCCAAACTCACTTGATTAACAATTGGGAAAATCAGATAGCATCTGAGCATTTACAAACAATTCGGGACAGTATTATCTCCAATCAGGAATCCGATGCCTTATCTTTACTAGAGCTATACCAACAAATTTGGCAGCAAGGAGAAATTGTTGCTAATCACAGCCCAGAACAATCAGCACTCCTCGATTTAGGGTTGATAGTGCAACAGCATGACAAATTGAGAGTGGCGAATCGGATTTACCAATTAGTGTTCGATCGCCAGTGGATAGAACGAGAATTAGAAGCCATTCTCCATCCAGCAATGGCAAAAACAGCAATAAATAATTCCACTTCTTCAGTTACGGCTTTTAGTGGTAATAAGACTGCTATTGCTTATCCGGAAAATCGGGGCGAGAAAAAATTGTGGGCTTTACTAGGAATAGCTGCCTTGATGGTATGTGGTTCTGGCTTAATGCTCATTGGGTTAAATATCTTTAAGTGGCTAGAAGTCGAAACGATTTTTAAACGCGGTAATGATTTATTGCACCAAGGAGAGTATCAAGAAGCGATCGCTAAATACAATAAGCTGTTAAAAATTGATAGCAACTACTATCAATCTTGGACTAATCGTGGCTATGCCTTAGCAGGAATGAAGGATTACAAGCAAATGCTAGAATCCTGCACCACAGCCACGATTATTCAACCAAGTGCTGTTTATGCTTGGAATTGTCGTGGTGAAGCTCTATACAATCTCCAGCAATATGAACAAGCGATCGCAGCTTTTGATAAAGCCATAGCCCTTAACCCCAAAGATCCTGTTTTCTGGGTGAATAAAACTGACTCACTACTAGCGCTCAAGCAGCCAGACGCAGCAATTGCCGCAATTAGTCAAGCAATTGAAATGTTGAAAAAGCTGCAAGAAGTTGAAGGACAAGAGGCTCATGCGAAAGAGTTATCAGTGGCTTTTAGTTATCAAGCCAAAGCATTTTCCCAAAAACAAGACCACCAAGCAGCGCTTAATGCTTATGACCAAGCATTAAAGTATAATCCTCAATACTTTACAGCTTTGCGGGGTAAAGGAATCGCACTGCAAGGATTAAAACGAGACGATCAAGCGATCGGGCAATTTTATTTAATGCTAGAACGTCCGCAGCTGAGCAATTCCCAAAAAGCCGAAACTTGGTATTACTTAGGCTTGAGCCTTTGTGAATTCAAACAACCAACAAAAGCGATCGCAGCTTTTAATGAAGCGTTAAAGCTGCAGCCAAATTATGAGGCTGCAGAGCAAGGAAAGAAAAATTGCCGATAG
- a CDS encoding COP23 domain-containing protein: MSKNHSWLTMGTVPLWALGAVAVLSMPSTATSTVEVSCKTDASTPAVVVTLLQENTTKEHTLFKFLPQYFADEDAVKTCHSAATNLQAVYDKGTSQYLTTDKLNGQSAVCAVARRGVGCNHYTAQLLFTFQPTDNPSQALYAILGSDFKQAQAPDVRTISRIYTDTKPSWWPFK; encoded by the coding sequence ATGAGTAAAAACCACTCTTGGTTGACAATGGGAACAGTTCCGCTTTGGGCTTTAGGTGCAGTAGCGGTGCTCTCTATGCCCAGTACAGCGACTAGCACAGTAGAAGTTAGCTGTAAAACTGATGCCAGTACTCCTGCGGTAGTTGTGACTTTACTTCAAGAAAACACTACCAAAGAACACACACTCTTTAAATTTCTCCCACAATATTTTGCTGACGAAGATGCTGTAAAAACCTGTCACAGTGCTGCTACAAATTTACAGGCTGTTTATGACAAAGGTACTTCTCAGTATTTGACCACTGACAAGCTGAACGGTCAATCTGCTGTCTGTGCTGTAGCGCGTAGAGGTGTTGGTTGCAATCATTACACTGCCCAGCTTTTATTTACTTTCCAGCCGACAGATAACCCCTCTCAAGCTCTATACGCCATTTTGGGTAGTGATTTTAAGCAAGCACAAGCTCCTGATGTGCGGACTATTAGCCGGATTTATACGGATACCAAACCTTCTTGGTGGCCATTCAAATAA
- a CDS encoding filamentous hemagglutinin N-terminal domain-containing protein, which produces MKQVPRQILITCSVYLCCLFAGYSASAQISSDSSVGTQVNISGSSSNIYEITGGSQVGSNLFHSFREFSVPTGGEAFFNNNTNLNNITNIINRVTGGSISNIDGLIRENYGANFILINPSGINFGSTARLDIGGSFLASTAESIKFADGAEFSATNTATAPLLTVSVPVGLQFGQNPAAIRIQGQGHNITLPSRIFSPVNRGSNNGLEVQPGKTLALVGGGIISEGGTLTAEGGRIDLGSVAGGLVSLNPNSQGWSLGYEGVSNFGDINLSQKALADTSGTGSGSMQLQGRNIRIRDGSLALIQTQGTESAGNIDVKATDAVTLVGTTADGLLPSYLLAETVGAGKSGDINVVTPRLLVQDGAAIAAFTYTGAAGGNVNINAAQSVQVIGSSPVNPNSFTNITAATFGAGNAGTLNISTAQLSAFSGGTIASLTAGSTGAGGNVNINATSLVELVGVAPAVFTPSAISSATSRKGKAGSVAINTQRLVIKDGGRVDASTLESGPAGSITINATESVDVSGTVPGSVNPSLIISAANIIDPALQQLLQIPPVPSGASGDVTINTGRFTVTNGAQATVRNDGSGDAGTLRVNADSLVLNNQGGITAVTTGGKGGTINLKVKDTIEMSGSSQISSDNLGGGAAGNLTIDTGKLKMSDRSFLSALTYGEGKGGDLNIRAADSIDIVGTGFAEFQGTFQVGALLGTLKPTDRGTGMFIGSVGAGTSGNLNLEARSLKMQNGGIIFSPTFTQGLGANVNIRATDFVELNASAIQTGNVRGSTGTASNIIFDTKQLRLQDGGTIVSATLGNGTGGNVEIKASDSVQIERTPPGAALLTGIYTNTTFGTGKGGDLRIDTGKLFVQDGVIGSNTGSSLPFGVIPLGGTGGNILVNATDSIEIAGILPDARFPSGLGTTGFSPSRSGDLTIFTKKLILRDGADASTATLGAGKGGTLTVNASESIELSGTKVGDLVLGGISAAAGRANLPELPATGASGDVRISTGKLIVRDGAKIDVQSLGPGNAGNLQVVANSIFLDNQGTISATTTSGEGGNINLQTRTLLMRHNSQISATAGGSGNGGNITITGFSPANFVALLEGSKITADAFQGRGGNISINTRGLFACPECQISASSELGVAGEIKIITPEAESNFEIIDIPQEVAQPEQVVAQACRATARQAQSEFTITGRGGLPPRPSEALSSPTLASFEPAVPSAATEVNRTAKLPEPARGWYVNSQGVLVLASQAPSASPYSSGLPSSNCHAN; this is translated from the coding sequence ATGAAACAAGTCCCTCGCCAAATTCTGATTACCTGTAGTGTTTACCTGTGCTGTTTATTTGCTGGTTACTCTGCCTCTGCACAAATTTCTTCAGATAGCAGCGTTGGTACTCAGGTCAATATTTCTGGTTCCTCTAGCAATATCTATGAAATTACTGGGGGTTCGCAAGTAGGTAGCAACCTTTTCCATAGCTTTCGAGAATTTTCTGTACCCACTGGCGGCGAGGCTTTTTTCAATAACAACACAAATTTAAATAACATTACTAATATCATCAACCGCGTAACAGGCGGTTCAATTTCTAATATTGATGGTTTAATCAGAGAAAATTATGGCGCAAATTTCATCCTGATTAATCCTAGCGGCATTAATTTTGGTAGCACAGCGCGATTGGATATTGGTGGTTCTTTTTTGGCTAGTACAGCGGAGAGCATCAAATTTGCTGATGGTGCAGAATTTAGCGCCACTAATACTGCAACTGCTCCACTACTAACTGTTAGTGTGCCAGTAGGTTTGCAATTTGGGCAAAATCCGGCAGCAATTCGGATTCAAGGTCAGGGACATAATATCACCTTACCAAGTCGTATCTTCTCACCCGTCAATCGGGGTAGTAATAACGGTTTAGAAGTGCAACCAGGTAAGACTTTGGCTTTGGTAGGAGGAGGGATTATTTCCGAGGGTGGGACTTTGACAGCCGAGGGAGGACGCATTGATTTAGGTAGCGTCGCAGGTGGTTTAGTCAGTCTCAATCCTAATTCCCAAGGTTGGAGTTTGGGCTATGAAGGGGTGAGCAATTTTGGGGATATTAACCTTTCTCAAAAAGCCTTAGCTGATACCAGTGGCACAGGTAGTGGTTCGATGCAGTTACAGGGGCGAAACATTCGTATACGGGATGGTTCACTGGCGTTAATTCAAACTCAAGGTACAGAATCAGCAGGTAACATCGATGTTAAAGCCACTGATGCAGTGACATTGGTTGGCACTACTGCTGATGGGCTGCTTCCTAGCTACTTATTGGCAGAAACCGTTGGTGCTGGTAAAAGCGGAGATATCAATGTTGTCACTCCCCGCTTACTTGTCCAAGATGGAGCTGCGATCGCAGCCTTTACTTACACAGGTGCGGCTGGTGGTAATGTAAATATCAATGCCGCTCAATCTGTGCAGGTAATTGGCTCATCGCCTGTTAACCCCAACTCTTTCACGAATATTACGGCGGCAACTTTTGGTGCTGGGAATGCAGGCACCCTCAATATATCAACAGCACAGTTGAGTGCATTTTCTGGCGGCACGATCGCATCCCTCACAGCTGGTAGTACTGGTGCTGGTGGTAACGTCAATATCAATGCTACTAGCTTAGTGGAATTAGTTGGTGTTGCACCAGCCGTTTTTACCCCTAGCGCCATCTCATCTGCCACTAGTCGCAAAGGCAAAGCTGGCAGCGTTGCCATTAATACTCAGCGTTTAGTCATCAAAGATGGCGGTAGAGTCGATGCTTCCACCTTGGAAAGCGGCCCTGCCGGCAGCATTACTATTAATGCCACAGAGTCAGTAGATGTGAGTGGTACAGTTCCCGGCTCAGTCAATCCCAGTTTGATTATCTCCGCTGCGAATATCATCGATCCAGCTTTGCAACAGTTATTACAGATACCGCCTGTACCCAGTGGGGCATCGGGAGATGTAACAATTAACACAGGAAGATTCACAGTTACAAATGGGGCGCAAGCGACTGTGAGGAATGATGGTTCAGGGGATGCAGGCACGCTCCGGGTAAATGCTGACTCGCTTGTGCTGAATAATCAAGGTGGCATTACCGCAGTGACTACTGGGGGTAAAGGCGGCACTATTAATTTAAAAGTTAAAGATACCATAGAGATGTCTGGTAGCAGCCAGATATCTAGCGATAATTTGGGTGGAGGAGCCGCAGGTAACTTAACCATTGATACAGGTAAATTAAAAATGAGCGATCGCTCGTTTTTATCTGCACTTACCTATGGTGAAGGTAAAGGCGGAGACCTCAACATCCGTGCCGCTGACTCAATCGACATAGTAGGGACTGGCTTTGCTGAGTTCCAAGGTACTTTTCAAGTAGGAGCTTTATTAGGAACGCTGAAGCCCACTGATAGAGGCACTGGTATGTTTATTGGCTCTGTTGGTGCAGGTACTTCCGGTAACCTCAATCTTGAGGCTCGCTCTCTAAAAATGCAAAATGGGGGCATCATCTTCAGTCCTACCTTTACTCAAGGGCTAGGAGCCAATGTCAACATCCGCGCCACTGATTTTGTAGAACTGAATGCCTCTGCCATTCAAACCGGAAATGTTCGAGGCAGTACTGGCACAGCTAGTAACATTATATTTGATACCAAGCAGTTAAGATTGCAAGACGGTGGCACAATTGTGAGCGCCACCTTAGGTAATGGTACGGGCGGAAATGTAGAAATCAAAGCCAGCGATTCTGTGCAAATAGAGAGAACGCCACCCGGTGCTGCATTGTTAACAGGTATCTACACTAACACTACTTTTGGTACGGGAAAGGGCGGCGACCTGCGAATTGATACAGGTAAACTATTTGTCCAAGATGGGGTAATTGGCAGTAATACAGGCAGTTCCTTACCATTTGGTGTGATTCCCTTGGGCGGTACTGGGGGAAATATCTTAGTGAATGCTACAGATTCTATAGAAATTGCTGGTATTTTACCTGATGCGAGATTTCCAAGCGGTTTGGGTACTACAGGGTTTAGCCCATCTCGCTCTGGCGACTTAACGATTTTTACTAAGAAACTGATTCTCCGCGATGGTGCAGATGCATCAACTGCTACCTTGGGTGCAGGGAAGGGGGGAACCTTAACTGTCAACGCCTCAGAGTCAATTGAACTTAGCGGTACTAAAGTCGGCGATTTGGTTCTTGGTGGTATCTCAGCAGCGGCTGGACGGGCTAACTTGCCCGAACTGCCAGCGACAGGTGCGTCTGGTGATGTCAGGATATCTACAGGAAAACTGATTGTTAGAGATGGTGCCAAAATTGACGTACAAAGTTTAGGGCCAGGAAATGCAGGTAATTTGCAAGTTGTCGCTAACTCCATCTTTTTAGATAATCAAGGCACTATCTCTGCAACCACTACATCTGGTGAAGGTGGCAACATCAACCTGCAAACCAGAACTTTGCTCATGCGCCATAACAGCCAGATATCTGCTACTGCAGGTGGCAGCGGTAACGGAGGTAACATTACCATTACTGGCTTTAGTCCAGCTAACTTTGTGGCGCTACTAGAAGGCAGTAAAATTACCGCCGATGCTTTCCAGGGTAGGGGAGGAAACATCAGCATTAACACTAGAGGGTTATTTGCCTGTCCAGAGTGCCAGATTAGTGCCAGTTCTGAATTAGGGGTAGCTGGTGAAATTAAAATTATTACACCGGAGGCAGAAAGTAACTTTGAAATTATTGATATCCCCCAAGAAGTAGCTCAACCAGAACAGGTGGTAGCACAAGCTTGTCGAGCCACAGCCAGACAAGCGCAGAGTGAATTTACCATCACCGGACGTGGTGGATTACCACCCCGTCCCAGCGAAGCGCTCAGTAGTCCAACTTTAGCCAGTTTTGAACCAGCTGTTCCTAGCGCCGCTACAGAGGTCAATCGTACCGCCAAGCTGCCAGAGCCAGCGCGAGGTTGGTATGTAAATAGTCAAGGTGTATTAGTTCTTGCCAGTCAAGCACCATCTGCTAGTCCCTATAGTTCTGGATTACCTTCATCTAACTGTCATGCAAATTAA
- a CDS encoding ShlB/FhaC/HecB family hemolysin secretion/activation protein: MLFPLISGGAPSVNRCQKLPLSSSVRRPKFSLSPYLSLMVVVTLLHQTNSVRGQTINPVTPQPPELPPPRPLPPTTAPIQIPPTAPPSPDEVRDIPGNITVKQFEFVGNTAFSQAELNQAIADFTNKPIAFAQLLQAANQITQLYVQKGYITSGAYIPSQEFRSGIIKIQVVEGSLEDIQVNVTKGRLNPDYIRSRIALGAKKPLNINQLQEALQILQLNPLIESLDAELTAGTRPGVNSLAVNVKGARTFNTQVNLNNNRNPSVGSFERGITLSEANLLGIGDKLSVSYSNTDGSNQYEGGYTIPVNARNGTIGFNYRITDNRIVEPPFNDLDIEVNSREFELAFRQPIIQRATPEFSQELSVTFSAARRESSSSIQGVNFPLFPGADDQGKTRITELSFAQEWLQRSRKEVLAARSEFNVGIGAFDATINDNEPDSKYFLWRGQLIYLRLLGTPKAQGAIAPTLLLRSNVQLASESLLSIEQFSLGGQGTVRGYRQDTLLSDNGIFASAELRLPVARFPEVQGTLQVAPFIDVGTVWNTGRENPSPNTLAGLGLGLLWQMGDNFTARLDWGIPLVSIDTEKRTLQDNGLYFQLEYKAF, encoded by the coding sequence ATGTTGTTTCCATTGATCTCAGGTGGTGCGCCATCTGTTAACCGTTGTCAAAAACTGCCATTGAGTTCGAGTGTGAGGAGACCGAAATTTTCTTTATCTCCGTATCTGTCATTGATGGTTGTAGTGACTCTACTGCATCAGACAAACTCTGTTCGGGGACAAACAATTAACCCCGTAACGCCACAACCGCCAGAACTACCGCCACCTAGACCCCTACCACCAACAACTGCGCCGATTCAAATACCGCCAACAGCGCCGCCATCACCGGATGAGGTGCGCGATATTCCTGGGAATATCACGGTGAAACAGTTTGAGTTTGTAGGTAATACGGCATTTAGCCAAGCTGAATTAAATCAGGCGATCGCAGATTTTACCAATAAACCCATCGCCTTTGCCCAACTCCTACAGGCAGCGAATCAAATCACCCAACTGTATGTCCAAAAGGGTTACATTACCTCTGGTGCTTACATCCCGAGTCAAGAATTCCGTTCTGGAATCATCAAAATTCAGGTGGTGGAAGGCAGTTTAGAAGATATTCAAGTTAACGTCACTAAAGGACGGTTGAACCCAGATTATATTCGCAGTCGAATTGCTTTAGGTGCAAAAAAACCTCTGAATATCAATCAGTTACAGGAGGCTTTGCAAATATTGCAACTCAATCCTTTAATTGAGAGTTTGGATGCTGAGTTAACTGCGGGTACTAGGCCGGGTGTAAATTCTTTGGCTGTAAATGTCAAGGGTGCCAGAACTTTTAATACCCAAGTCAACCTCAATAATAATCGCAACCCCAGCGTCGGTAGTTTTGAGCGGGGTATTACTTTATCAGAAGCTAACCTGCTGGGAATAGGAGATAAGTTAAGTGTTTCCTATAGTAATACAGATGGTAGCAATCAATACGAAGGTGGCTATACTATACCTGTAAATGCTCGGAATGGCACGATTGGCTTTAACTACCGCATCACCGACAACCGCATCGTTGAACCACCTTTTAATGATTTGGATATTGAGGTGAATTCGCGGGAATTTGAACTAGCTTTTCGTCAGCCCATCATCCAAAGGGCGACACCAGAATTTAGCCAAGAATTGAGCGTTACTTTCTCCGCCGCCAGACGAGAAAGTAGTTCTTCCATTCAAGGCGTGAATTTTCCTCTATTTCCTGGTGCTGACGATCAAGGAAAAACCCGGATAACGGAATTGAGTTTTGCTCAAGAATGGTTACAAAGGAGCCGTAAAGAGGTATTAGCAGCTCGTTCTGAGTTTAACGTGGGCATTGGAGCCTTTGATGCCACCATTAATGACAACGAACCAGATAGTAAATATTTTCTCTGGCGAGGACAACTGATATATTTACGCCTTCTGGGTACACCCAAAGCGCAAGGTGCGATCGCACCCACATTGTTGTTGCGTTCTAATGTGCAATTAGCCAGTGAATCTCTGCTTTCTATTGAACAATTTAGTTTAGGTGGACAAGGAACAGTGCGCGGTTATCGCCAAGATACATTACTCAGCGATAACGGCATTTTCGCATCCGCTGAATTGCGTTTACCCGTCGCCCGGTTCCCAGAAGTGCAAGGAACTTTACAAGTAGCCCCATTTATTGATGTTGGTACTGTATGGAATACAGGTAGAGAAAACCCCAGCCCCAACACACTCGCAGGATTAGGATTAGGTTTGCTATGGCAAATGGGCGATAACTTCACAGCTCGCCTAGATTGGGGGATTCCACTAGTGAGTATTGATACTGAAAAGCGCACATTGCAAGACAATGGGTTGTATTTTCAATTGGAGTATAAAGCGTTTTAA